The DNA window TGGGTGGGCGTTGCCCACAGAAGCCTCCCTCCAAGGGGAGACCCCGCCAACGCCTCCCCTCACCCGAAGTACCCCAGCAGATCGATCAGCGTCCGCGCGTAGTCGTCCGGCCTCAGCCCGCGCTTTTCGAGCCGTACGGCGGGCGGGAAGGTGGTCACTTCCGTCTTGTGGGGGAAGCGTTTCAGGCCGGGCGCGTCGTAGTCGAGCCCCTTGTAGGCAAACGTCACCTGGAGGTGCGTCATCGTCTCGCCGATGCTCAGGACGCGCTTAGCGACGGCGGTGAGACGCAGCTTGGCGAGGTCGATGAAATTCTGGACCTCGGGCGTGGGCGGGCCGTACTTCTTGCGAAGGTCGCGCTCGACCCGGCTGACCGCCTGGAGCGTGCGCGCGTCCGACAGCCGACCGTAGGTGGCGATGCGCTCCTCCTCGTTGCCGTCGAAATACTCGGGCGTGAGGCGGGCGTTGATGGGCAGGTCGATGGACACGCTGGCGGGCGTGTCCATCTTCTCGCCTTTCAGCCTCGCGACGGCCTGCGCGAGCATCTCGGTGTACACGTCGATGGAGACGGCCTGGACGTGCCCGTGCTGCTCCTCGCCCAGGATGTTGCCTACGCCGCGAATCTCCATGTCCTTCTCGGCGAGGAGGTGGCCGGAGCCCAGGTCTTGCAGGTCGGCGATGGCCCACAGGCGGCGCTGTGCGTTCTCGGTCATGCGCGGCGGGTAGAAGAGATAGGCGTAGGCGGTCTGCTGCCGTCTACCGACCCGCCCGCGAAGCTGGTAGAGCTGCGCCAGGCCCAAACGGTCCGCCCGCTCGATCAGGATGGTGTTCGCCTCGGGAATGTCCAGCCCCGTCTCGACGATGGTCGTGGAGAGCAGCACGTCGAAGGCGCCCTCCGCGAAGCCGAGCATGATCTCCTCCAGCTCCTCCTCGTTCATGCGGCCGTGCGCCACGCCGATGCGCGCCTCGGGGATCAGGTTTCGCAGGTACAGGCTGCGCGCCCCTATGGAGGCGATGCGGTCGTGGATGTAAAAGACCTTGCCGCCGCGCTCGATCTCGGAGAGGACCGCGTCGCGCACAGTCACGGGGTCGAAGGGGGCCAGCACCGTCTGAATGGGCTTGCGGCCCTTGGGCGGCGTCTGGATGGAACTCATGTCGCGCAGGCCGACCATGCTCATGTAGAGGGTGCGTGGAATGGGCGTGGCGGAGAGGGCCAGGGTATCGACCGCCTTCACGCCCTCGGGAATCTCGATCTTGCCGTCCTTGGAGATGGGGGGCAGACCGCGCAGCGCCCGCAGCTTCTCCTTCTGCCCCACCCCGAAGCGGTGCTCCTCGTCCACGATGATCAGGCCGAGGTCCTTGAACTCGATGTCGCCCGAAAGGAGGCGGTGCGTCCCGATGATGATGTCCACCTTGCCCTGGGCGAGGTCGGCCAGAATCGCCTTCGCCTGCTTGTCCCCGGTGAAGCGGGATAAGCCCTCCACCCGCACCGGCAGGTTCTTGAACCGCTCGACGAAGGTGGAGGTGTGCTGCTCGGCGAGGAGGGTCGTGGGCACCAGCATGGCGACCTGTTTTCCTTGCCCGACGACGCGGTGGGCGGCGCGCAGGGCCACCTCGGTCTTTCCGAAGCCCACGTCGCCGGAGATCAGGCGGTCGGCGGGGTTGGGCTTTTCCAGGTCGGCCATAGTCTCTTTCAGCGCGGTCTTCTGGTCGGCGGTCAGCTCGAACGCGAAGTTCTGCTCGACCTGCGTGTCCCACTCGGGCTGCGGCGGGAAGGCGTTGCCGGGCGTGACCTGCCGCGCGGCGTACTGCACGAGGAGTTTGGCCGCCACTTCCTCAGCGTTCTTGCGGGCCTTTTCCTTGGCCTTCGCCCAGTCCTTCTTGTCGAAGCTCGACAGGACCGGCGGGTCGTCCGTCGTGCCGGGGTGGCGGCGCAGCACGGGCAGTTGCTCGATGGGCACGCTCAGGCGGGCACCGCCCCGGTATTCGAGGTTGAGGTAGTCGCGCGTGACGCCCAGGACCGTGCGGGTCTCCAGCCCCTGAAACTGGCCGATGCCGTGCTCGGGGTGGATGAGGTAGTCACCGACGTGCAGCCCCAGTGCGTCCGTGACGGGTTTGCCCCCCAGCCGCTTGCCGCGCAGGGCCGAGCCACCCTGGAAGCCGTAGATCAGGTCCTCGGTCAGGACGACGGTGCGGTGTTCGGGAATGGCAAAACCGCCCTCGCCGCCCGCCCGCAGGAAGCCGAGGTGACCCTCCTCCAGGCGCGGCACGCTGAGCCAGGGCACCTCGCGCGTGTCCAGCAGCTTGTCGGCCAGATAGGTTGCGGTACGGTCATGCCGCACGAGGATGAGGACCCGGTAACCCGCCCCCCGCCACTCGTCCACGTCGCGCTCCAGGTCGGAGAGGCGGGCGCGGTAGAAGGGCAGCACCTTGAGGTCGAGGTCGAAATCGGGCAGGTCGAGGGGCGCGCGGCCAAAGCTCGTGACCTCCCGCTCCCGCAGCCGGGGCCACAGGGTGTCGGCCAGCGGCCCCAGCGCCGAGGCGTAGAACTCCGGCGCGTCGAGAAACACGCGGCCCGGCAGGAGGTCGAGGCGGGTGGCGTCCCACTTCACTTCGGTCAGGTAGTCGGCGGTGGGTTCCAGGGTAAAGGTTTTGATCTTCTCGCCGACCAGGTCGCCGGGGGCCAGAAGACGCAGGGTGTCGAGCTCGTCGCCGAAGAACTCCGCGCGAATCCAGGTGGAGTCGCCGTCCTGCGGCACGCCCGCGCCCGGCTCCAGCCGCAGTTCCAGGGTGTCGCCGCGCAGCTCGAAGCCGGGTTCCTCGCCGCGCTCGTAGCCCAGGCGTTCCAGGCGGCTGAGCAACTCCTCGCGTGGGTAGCTCGCGCCGACGCGCAGGCTGAGGGCGTGGTCCTCGGGCTGGGCGGGGAACAGGTCAAGGGCCGTATTGACATCGAGAACGACATGCTCGTGCCGGGCGTCCCAGTCGCGCAGGCCAGGGTTCACGCTAACGGGCGACCCGAGGACGCCAGCGGAGGCGTAAACGCCGACCCGGTCGGGCGTGGTGAGGAGCACGGCGGGGCCGGAGTGGGCGGCGAAGAGCGCAGCACGGGCCACCTGTGGCAGCAGCAGCACATTCCCGACCGGCGCGGTCGGCAGGAGTTTGGAGAGGTTGGGGGCGGCGACCGTCACCCGCAGATTGTACGCGGGGTTGGCAAATAGGAGGGCGAGGGAAGGAACGATGGGCGGGGACCCTGGTTCCCTCTTCCCAGGGTCCCCGCCCACAGTGCTCAGTTGCGCTTGAAGAACATCAGCACGGTTCCGCAGGGGTCCCAGGAGCAG is part of the Deinococcus apachensis DSM 19763 genome and encodes:
- a CDS encoding DEAD/DEAH box helicase, with translation MTVAAPNLSKLLPTAPVGNVLLLPQVARAALFAAHSGPAVLLTTPDRVGVYASAGVLGSPVSVNPGLRDWDARHEHVVLDVNTALDLFPAQPEDHALSLRVGASYPREELLSRLERLGYERGEEPGFELRGDTLELRLEPGAGVPQDGDSTWIRAEFFGDELDTLRLLAPGDLVGEKIKTFTLEPTADYLTEVKWDATRLDLLPGRVFLDAPEFYASALGPLADTLWPRLREREVTSFGRAPLDLPDFDLDLKVLPFYRARLSDLERDVDEWRGAGYRVLILVRHDRTATYLADKLLDTREVPWLSVPRLEEGHLGFLRAGGEGGFAIPEHRTVVLTEDLIYGFQGGSALRGKRLGGKPVTDALGLHVGDYLIHPEHGIGQFQGLETRTVLGVTRDYLNLEYRGGARLSVPIEQLPVLRRHPGTTDDPPVLSSFDKKDWAKAKEKARKNAEEVAAKLLVQYAARQVTPGNAFPPQPEWDTQVEQNFAFELTADQKTALKETMADLEKPNPADRLISGDVGFGKTEVALRAAHRVVGQGKQVAMLVPTTLLAEQHTSTFVERFKNLPVRVEGLSRFTGDKQAKAILADLAQGKVDIIIGTHRLLSGDIEFKDLGLIIVDEEHRFGVGQKEKLRALRGLPPISKDGKIEIPEGVKAVDTLALSATPIPRTLYMSMVGLRDMSSIQTPPKGRKPIQTVLAPFDPVTVRDAVLSEIERGGKVFYIHDRIASIGARSLYLRNLIPEARIGVAHGRMNEEELEEIMLGFAEGAFDVLLSTTIVETGLDIPEANTILIERADRLGLAQLYQLRGRVGRRQQTAYAYLFYPPRMTENAQRRLWAIADLQDLGSGHLLAEKDMEIRGVGNILGEEQHGHVQAVSIDVYTEMLAQAVARLKGEKMDTPASVSIDLPINARLTPEYFDGNEEERIATYGRLSDARTLQAVSRVERDLRKKYGPPTPEVQNFIDLAKLRLTAVAKRVLSIGETMTHLQVTFAYKGLDYDAPGLKRFPHKTEVTTFPPAVRLEKRGLRPDDYARTLIDLLGYFG